The Elusimicrobiota bacterium sequence ATCCGAAGGGGTGGTCGCCCAGTTTGATTTCTCCAACGGGGACCGGGTTTTGAAAGGCGACGTGATCGCCCGGTTGGACCAGGGCGACGCTCTGCTGGATCTTCGGGAAGCGCAAAATGATCTCCGCCGCGCCGAAAAACTTTTCAGCGTGGGCGGAATGACCCCCGACGATTTGGAGCGGGCGCGAATCAAGGTTCGGAAAGCGGAACGCGGCATGGAAAAAAGGGTCATCACGGCCATCGCTTCCGGGGTCATCGCCGACCGGGAAATCGCCGTGGGGCAATTTGTTACGCCGAACCGCGTGATTGCTCGGCTTCTGGCCGTGGAGAACGTGACCGTGACGGGGTGGGTGACCGAGCAGGCCATCGACGCGGTGGCCATCGGGCAGGGCGTGGTCGCCCGCGTGGCCACCTACGGGAACGTTTCTTTCAGGGGAAAAATCGATAAAATTGATCCCGAAGCGCAAAACCATCAATTTCGCGTGGAAGCGCGTCTGCAAAATCCGGGGGGACTTCTTCTTCCCGGTCTCATGGCGAGGGTGAAAATTGTGACGTTCAGCTCGCCGAACGCCTTGACGGTTCCCATGGAGGCTCTTCAGCCGGGCCGAGGCGGGGAGCGCCGGGTCCTTTTGGCGGGACCGGACAACCGGGTCGTGGCGCGGGCGGTACAAGCGGGATACCTATCCACCCAGTTCGCGGTGATCGAGCGGGGGCTGGAACCCGGGGACCGCGTGATTACCCAACACGCGGGGGATCTCGCTCCGGGC is a genomic window containing:
- a CDS encoding efflux RND transporter periplasmic adaptor subunit; the encoded protein is MLPASRAHRKKFRRWLAGVGALAGAAMVGLFWWGRRDPPSVPPSAGPPTNRVHVLEMKRDLFEDSLEVVGTIVASSAVDLQFESEGVVAQFDFSNGDRVLKGDVIARLDQGDALLDLREAQNDLRRAEKLFSVGGMTPDDLERARIKVRKAERGMEKRVITAIASGVIADREIAVGQFVTPNRVIARLLAVENVTVTGWVTEQAIDAVAIGQGVVARVATYGNVSFRGKIDKIDPEAQNHQFRVEARLQNPGGLLLPGLMARVKIVTFSSPNALTVPMEALQPGRGGERRVLLAGPDNRVVARAVQAGYLSTQFAVIERGLEPGDRVITQHAGDLAPGDPITIIDQD